From Rhea pennata isolate bPtePen1 chromosome 26, bPtePen1.pri, whole genome shotgun sequence, the proteins below share one genomic window:
- the LOC134151127 gene encoding LOW QUALITY PROTEIN: olfactory receptor 6F1-like (The sequence of the model RefSeq protein was modified relative to this genomic sequence to represent the inferred CDS: inserted 1 base in 1 codon; deleted 1 base in 1 codon) → MECFRSAKGDHGFICGEMKLHEESLFGSFQLAEWMDRYTWRDMENKTTVQEFILLGFPGTWRFRVSLXALIYSLTVTANASIIALVWANRKLHTPMYFFLCNLSFLEIWYITGIVPKAMGVMLGTNQTISFRVCILRLFFLLSLGSTECFLLAAMAYDRYLAICYPLRYNSLMNNVFSAQLAFGSWLGGFLAISLLAFLTSRLTFCGPKVINHFLCDIDSCLALSCTDTWPVELATFLISIIVVVVSCVVTLVSYMYIISTILRIQSAQGRKKAFSTCSAHLMVVTIWYSSTIFLYVKPLAQKSLDLNKLVNTFNTVVTPLLNPFIYTLRNKEVTQALQRAFQKK, encoded by the exons ATGGAG TGTTTTCGTTCAGCCAAAGGGGATCATGGCTTCATCTGC GGAGAGATGAAGTTGCATGAAGAGAGTTTGTTTGGATCATTTCAACTGGCAGAGTGG ATGGACCGCTACACTTGGAGGGACATGGAAAACAAGACAACTGTGCAAGAATTCATCCTTTTGGGTTTCCCAGGCACATGGCGTTTCCGGGTGTCCC GTGCACTGATATATTCCCTGACAGTAACAGCCAATGCATCCATCATAGCCCTCGTATGGGCAAACAGAAAGCTTCATACcccaatgtattttttcctctgtaatctctccttcctggagatctGGTACATAACAGGCATTGTTCCCAAAGCTATGGGAGTCATGCTGGGCACTAACCAGACCATCTCCTTCAGAGTCTGCATCCTTCGgttgttctttcttctctccctagGCTCCACTGAATGTTTTCTCCTGGCTGCCATGGCCTACGACCGCTATTTAGCCATATGTTACCCTCTGAGATACAACTCCCTCATGAACAATGTCTTCTCTGCTCAGCTGGCCTTCGGCTCCTGGCTGGGAGGCTTTTTGGCCATCTCACTGCTGGCCTTTTTGACATCCAGGCTGACATTCTGTGGACCAAAAGTCATCAATCATTTTCTCTGTGATATAGACTCCTGCCTTGCCCTCTCCTGCACAGATACATGGCCTGTGGAGCTGGCAACCTTCCTCATCTCCATTATTGTTGTGGTGGTCTCCTGTGTGGTTACCCTGGTCTCCTACATGTACATCATCTCTACCATCCTGAGAATCCAATCAGCCCAGGGCCGGAAAAAGGCCTTTTCCACCTGCTCTGCCCATCTCATGGTTGTTACAATATGGTACAGCTCCACTATATTCTTGTATGTCAAGCCATTGGCCCAGAAATCCTTGGATCTAAACAAACTTGTTAATACTTTTAACACAGTTGTAACTCCCTTGTTGAACCCCTTCATTTACACACTCAGAAATAAGGAAGTGACACAAGCTCTGCAGAGGGCTTTCCAGAAGAAGTGA